The Burkholderia pyrrocinia genome has a segment encoding these proteins:
- the fliJ gene encoding flagellar export protein FliJ, protein MAHGFPLQLLLDRAQEDLDSAAKQLGTAQRDRSAAAEQLDALLRYRDEYHARFAQSAQHGMPAGNWRNFQAFIDTLESAIAQQRNVLAAAEVRIDEARPNWQQKKRTVGSYEILQARGVAQEAQRDARREQRDSDEHAAKILRMRADAARSS, encoded by the coding sequence ATGGCTCACGGCTTTCCCCTTCAACTGCTGCTCGACCGCGCGCAGGAAGACCTCGACTCGGCCGCGAAGCAACTCGGCACCGCGCAGCGCGACCGCAGCGCGGCCGCCGAGCAACTCGACGCGCTGCTGCGCTATCGCGACGAATACCACGCGCGCTTCGCGCAATCCGCGCAGCACGGGATGCCGGCCGGCAACTGGCGCAATTTCCAGGCATTCATCGACACGCTCGAATCGGCGATCGCGCAGCAGCGCAACGTGCTGGCCGCGGCCGAAGTCCGCATCGACGAGGCGCGCCCGAACTGGCAACAGAAGAAACGCACCGTCGGCTCGTATGAAATCCTGCAGGCGCGCGGCGTCGCGCAGGAAGCGCAGCGCGACGCCCGGCGCGAACAGCGCGACTCCGACGAACACGCCGCGAAAATCCTGCGCATGCGTGCCGACGCGGCCCGCTCGTCGTAA
- a CDS encoding flagellar hook-length control protein FliK, which produces MPPLPLLGALIDTAGAALKAARGSGSSGAAAGNDAATATTAVPFAQTLKQSVVTRRDAANSATPDASTTQAASKPAAGAKPSGTDDDQSTDDTNAAINPDAGALAAAAAVQAQLQARMDNATPTDAATAAAAAAAGATATTAAAAAQKTAVSGQPDATATLADHAAKDAAAQPATPASSRDALQAALAKLTGGSGAIAMPATGATASASTSAPAPSASTAAAAPLTPKVPTFDRTLADAKGALATQQTPTQATAQALQADANAQSGAQHALAATTEATDPAASATLAAGATAAAAAQANLQLSPAASAIAAANTHVLAPHVGTADWTDALSQKVVFLSNAHQQSAELTLNPPDLGPLQVVLRVADNHAHALFVSQHAQVRDAVEAALPKLREAMEAGGLGLGSATVSDGGFASQQNPQQTFARGQSSRRGNGGSSAVDAPTDAAQSAPAAASVSRAGLVDTFA; this is translated from the coding sequence ATGCCTCCCTTGCCCCTGCTCGGCGCGCTGATCGACACCGCCGGCGCCGCACTCAAGGCCGCCCGCGGCTCGGGTTCGTCCGGCGCTGCCGCCGGCAACGACGCCGCAACCGCCACGACCGCCGTGCCGTTCGCGCAGACGCTGAAGCAAAGCGTCGTCACGCGGCGCGACGCGGCGAATTCCGCCACACCGGATGCGTCGACGACGCAGGCCGCGTCGAAGCCAGCCGCCGGCGCTAAGCCGTCCGGTACGGACGACGACCAGTCGACCGACGACACGAACGCCGCCATCAACCCCGACGCCGGCGCGCTCGCGGCCGCCGCCGCCGTGCAGGCACAACTGCAGGCACGCATGGACAACGCGACGCCGACCGATGCCGCTACCGCCGCTGCCGCTGCCGCTGCCGGTGCCACTGCCACTACCGCTGCCGCTGCCGCGCAAAAGACGGCCGTGTCCGGCCAGCCCGACGCGACGGCGACTCTGGCGGACCACGCCGCCAAGGATGCGGCCGCCCAGCCGGCCACGCCTGCGTCTAGCCGCGACGCGCTGCAAGCGGCGCTCGCCAAGCTGACCGGTGGCTCGGGCGCGATCGCGATGCCCGCGACCGGCGCAACGGCTTCGGCTTCAACATCGGCACCGGCACCGTCTGCGTCGACCGCCGCTGCCGCACCGCTGACGCCGAAAGTGCCGACGTTCGACCGCACGCTCGCCGACGCGAAAGGGGCGCTCGCCACGCAGCAGACGCCGACGCAGGCCACCGCGCAGGCGCTGCAGGCCGACGCGAACGCGCAGTCCGGCGCGCAGCATGCGCTCGCGGCAACCACCGAAGCAACAGACCCGGCCGCCAGCGCGACGCTCGCGGCCGGTGCAACGGCTGCGGCCGCAGCGCAGGCGAACCTGCAGCTGTCGCCCGCCGCGAGCGCGATCGCCGCCGCCAACACGCACGTGCTCGCCCCGCACGTCGGCACCGCCGACTGGACGGACGCGCTGAGCCAGAAGGTCGTATTCCTGTCGAATGCGCACCAGCAGAGCGCCGAGCTGACGCTCAACCCGCCCGATCTCGGGCCGCTGCAGGTGGTGCTGCGCGTCGCGGACAACCACGCGCACGCGCTGTTCGTGTCGCAGCACGCGCAGGTTCGCGACGCGGTCGAAGCCGCGCTGCCGAAGCTGCGCGAAGCGATGGAAGCCGGCGGGCTCGGGCTCGGCAGCGCGACCGTCAGCGACGGCGGCTTCGCGTCGCAGCAAAACCCGCAACAGACCTTCGCCCGCGGCCAGTCGTCGCGGCGCGGGAACGGCGGATCGTCAGCCGTCGACGCACCCACCGACGCTGCGCAATCCGCACCGGCCGCCGCGAGCGTAAGCCGTGCCGGCCTCGTCGATACGTTTGCCTGA
- a CDS encoding GMC family oxidoreductase produces MQYDYIIVGGGSGGSSLAGRLADACPDATIALIEAGPHTERNLLVNMPVGIAALVPFKLGTNYGYETVPQPGLGGRRGYQPRGRGMGGSSAINAMIYTRGHPGDYDEWAQLGATGWGWQDVLPYFRRAEGNERGADAWHGADGPLSVSDLRFRNPFSERFIQAAHAAGYPLNDDFNGATQEGVGFYQVTHRDGSRCSVARAYIYGRNRPNLHVITDATVLRVGFDGKRAVGVAVSRNGRVETLGARAEVILSAGAFNSPQLLMCSGIGPAEQLRRHGIAVVQDAPDVGTNLIDHIDFIINTRVNSSELVGVCVRGIAKMTPALARYFSSRTGMMTSNVAEAGGFIKSDPSLERPDLQLHFCTALVDDHNRKMHWGFGYSLHVCALRPFSRGTVALASGDARDAPLIDPRFFSDPRDLDLLVRGTQAMRRILSQAPLASQGGRELYTRADQSEAELRATIVAHADTIYHPVGTCRMGSDARAVVDPQLRVRGVEGLRVVDASVMPTLVGGNTNAPSVMIGERAADFIVAARKGGVPSGQAAAAVHGR; encoded by the coding sequence ATGCAATACGACTACATCATCGTCGGCGGCGGTTCGGGCGGTTCGAGCCTGGCAGGCCGTCTCGCCGATGCCTGCCCCGATGCGACGATCGCGCTGATCGAGGCCGGCCCGCATACGGAGCGCAACCTGCTCGTCAACATGCCGGTCGGCATCGCGGCGCTGGTGCCGTTCAAGCTCGGCACGAACTACGGCTACGAGACGGTGCCGCAGCCGGGCCTCGGCGGGCGGCGCGGCTACCAGCCGCGCGGGCGCGGGATGGGCGGCTCGAGCGCGATCAACGCGATGATCTATACGCGCGGCCACCCGGGCGACTACGACGAGTGGGCGCAGCTCGGCGCAACGGGCTGGGGCTGGCAGGACGTGCTGCCGTATTTCCGTCGCGCGGAAGGCAACGAGCGCGGCGCCGATGCGTGGCACGGCGCGGACGGCCCGCTGTCGGTGTCCGATCTGCGCTTTCGCAATCCGTTCTCCGAACGATTCATCCAGGCCGCGCATGCGGCCGGCTATCCGCTGAACGACGACTTCAACGGCGCGACGCAGGAAGGCGTCGGTTTCTACCAGGTCACGCACCGCGACGGCTCGCGCTGCAGCGTCGCGCGTGCTTACATCTATGGCCGCAACCGGCCGAACCTGCACGTGATCACCGACGCGACGGTGCTGCGCGTCGGCTTCGACGGCAAGCGCGCGGTCGGCGTCGCGGTGTCGCGCAACGGACGCGTCGAGACGCTCGGCGCGCGCGCGGAAGTGATCCTGTCGGCCGGCGCGTTCAATTCGCCGCAACTGCTGATGTGTTCGGGGATCGGCCCGGCGGAGCAATTGCGCCGGCACGGGATCGCAGTCGTGCAGGATGCGCCGGACGTCGGTACGAACCTGATCGACCACATCGACTTCATCATCAACACGCGCGTGAATTCGTCTGAACTGGTCGGCGTGTGCGTGCGCGGGATCGCGAAGATGACGCCCGCACTCGCGCGCTATTTCTCGAGCCGCACGGGGATGATGACGAGCAACGTCGCGGAGGCCGGCGGCTTCATCAAGAGCGATCCGTCGCTCGAGCGTCCCGACCTGCAACTGCATTTCTGCACGGCGCTCGTCGACGACCACAACCGCAAGATGCACTGGGGTTTCGGCTATTCGCTGCACGTGTGCGCGCTGCGGCCGTTCAGCCGCGGCACGGTGGCGCTCGCGAGCGGCGATGCGCGCGACGCGCCGCTGATCGATCCGCGTTTCTTCAGCGATCCGCGCGATCTCGACCTGCTCGTGCGCGGCACGCAGGCGATGCGTCGCATCCTGTCGCAGGCGCCGCTCGCGTCGCAGGGCGGGCGCGAGCTGTACACGCGGGCGGACCAGAGCGAAGCCGAGCTGCGCGCGACGATCGTCGCGCATGCCGACACGATCTATCACCCGGTCGGCACGTGCCGGATGGGCTCCGATGCGCGCGCGGTCGTCGATCCGCAACTGCGCGTGCGCGGCGTCGAAGGGTTGCGCGTGGTGGATGCGTCGGTGATGCCGACGCTGGTCGGCGGGAACACGAATGCGCCGTCGGTGATGATCGGCGAACGCGCGGCGGACTTCATCGTCGCGGCGCGCAAGGGCGGTGTGCCGAGCGGCCAGGCGGCTGCCGCGGTGCACGGCCGCTGA
- a CDS encoding coniferyl aldehyde dehydrogenase: protein MKNDLPELAPQALPSADALTSLLRDQRAAYLRAPYPAWETRVQHLRALRAMLLDHADALAEAISADFGHRSKQEVLLSEIWMAKEEIDDALKHGKRWMKPIRKPMNKWLRPARAKVIPQPLGVVGIVVPWNYPVLLAAGPLICALAAGNRAIVKMSELTPRTSALFEQLIAKTFTRDHVAVVNGDAEVGAAFSGLPFDHLLFTGSTQVGRHVMRAAADNLTPVTLELGGKSPAIVGPNARFDAAVDAIVAGKTLNAGQTCIAPDYVLLPRGMEAAFIERARAKFAKMYPDLSTNGDYTTIVSPRHYARLQQLASDAQAAGAQLHPLSDAQSDPASRRFVPCAVTQVPAASQLMQEEIFGPLLPLVPYERLDEAIAYVNARPRPLALYLFDEDGGTIDRVMRETISGGVTVNEALMHIACGSLPFGGVGASGMGAYHGYDGFVTFSKMKPVLTQARLNTRGLIAPPYGKRFAAVIKLMLKL, encoded by the coding sequence ATGAAGAACGACCTGCCCGAACTGGCCCCGCAAGCACTGCCGTCGGCCGATGCGCTGACGTCGCTGCTGCGCGACCAGCGCGCGGCCTACCTGCGCGCACCGTACCCGGCCTGGGAGACGCGCGTGCAGCACCTGCGTGCGCTGCGCGCGATGCTGCTCGACCACGCGGACGCGCTCGCCGAAGCAATCAGCGCCGATTTCGGCCATCGCTCGAAGCAGGAAGTGCTGCTGTCGGAAATCTGGATGGCGAAGGAAGAGATCGACGACGCGCTCAAGCACGGCAAGCGCTGGATGAAGCCGATCCGCAAGCCGATGAACAAGTGGCTGCGCCCGGCGCGCGCGAAGGTGATTCCGCAGCCGCTCGGCGTGGTCGGCATCGTCGTGCCGTGGAACTACCCGGTGCTGCTCGCGGCCGGCCCGCTGATCTGCGCGCTTGCGGCCGGCAACCGCGCGATCGTCAAGATGTCCGAACTGACGCCGCGCACGTCGGCGCTGTTCGAGCAACTGATCGCGAAGACCTTCACGCGCGACCACGTCGCGGTCGTGAACGGCGATGCGGAGGTCGGCGCCGCGTTCAGCGGGCTGCCGTTCGATCACTTGCTGTTCACCGGCTCGACGCAAGTCGGCCGCCACGTGATGCGCGCGGCCGCCGATAACCTCACGCCCGTCACGCTCGAACTCGGCGGCAAGTCGCCGGCGATCGTCGGCCCGAATGCGCGCTTCGATGCAGCCGTCGACGCGATCGTCGCGGGCAAGACGCTGAACGCGGGCCAGACCTGCATCGCGCCCGACTACGTGCTGCTGCCGCGCGGGATGGAAGCCGCGTTCATCGAGCGGGCGCGAGCAAAGTTCGCGAAGATGTATCCCGACCTGTCGACCAACGGCGATTACACGACGATCGTGTCGCCGCGCCATTACGCGCGGCTGCAGCAACTCGCGAGCGATGCGCAGGCGGCCGGTGCGCAACTGCATCCGCTGTCCGATGCGCAGTCCGATCCGGCGTCGCGCCGCTTCGTACCGTGCGCGGTCACGCAGGTGCCGGCCGCGTCGCAACTGATGCAGGAGGAAATCTTCGGGCCGCTGCTGCCGCTCGTGCCGTACGAGCGGCTCGACGAGGCGATCGCGTATGTGAATGCGCGCCCGCGTCCGCTCGCGCTCTACCTGTTCGACGAGGACGGCGGCACGATCGACCGCGTGATGCGCGAAACGATTTCGGGCGGCGTGACGGTCAACGAGGCGCTGATGCACATCGCATGCGGCAGCCTGCCGTTCGGCGGCGTCGGTGCGAGCGGCATGGGCGCGTATCACGGCTACGACGGCTTCGTGACGTTTTCGAAGATGAAGCCCGTGCTCACGCAGGCGCGGCTGAACACGCGCGGCCTGATCGCGCCGCCGTACGGCAAGCGCTTCGCCGCGGTGATCAAGCTGATGCTGAAGCTCTGA
- a CDS encoding serine/threonine protein kinase, whose protein sequence is MRGMNEVTSAPASPAGPPPFAGLTPECVLDALDSVLMPAGLRTDGRLLALNSYENRVYQVGIEDGPPVVAKFYRPARWSDDAILEEHAFVTELAAREIPAVPARTFDGRTLHAFDGFRFSVFERRGGRAPDLDRRDTLEWLGRFIGRIHAVGATQPYVARPVLDIKTFGYEPRDYLLAHDFIPDDVRPAYETAVTLALEGVEAAFERAGEIRLLRTHGDCHPSNVLWTDAGPHFVDFDDSRMAPAIQDLWLLLPGDREGASRALADLLAGYEDFCEFEPRELHLVEALRTLRLIHYAAWLARRWDDPAFPAAFPWFNTHRYWEERVLELREQIGAMQEGPLWPV, encoded by the coding sequence ATGCGGGGCATGAACGAAGTCACTTCCGCTCCAGCTTCCCCCGCCGGGCCGCCGCCGTTCGCCGGCCTCACGCCCGAGTGCGTGCTCGACGCGCTCGACAGCGTGCTGATGCCGGCCGGCCTGCGCACCGACGGGCGCCTGCTCGCCCTCAACAGCTACGAAAACCGCGTCTACCAGGTCGGCATCGAAGACGGCCCGCCGGTCGTCGCGAAGTTCTACCGTCCGGCGCGCTGGTCGGACGACGCGATCCTCGAAGAGCACGCGTTCGTCACCGAACTCGCCGCGCGCGAGATTCCGGCGGTGCCTGCGCGCACTTTCGACGGCCGCACGCTGCACGCGTTCGACGGCTTTCGTTTCTCGGTCTTCGAGCGGCGCGGCGGCCGTGCACCCGATCTCGATCGCCGCGACACGCTCGAATGGCTCGGCCGCTTCATCGGCCGGATTCATGCGGTCGGCGCGACGCAGCCGTATGTCGCGCGTCCCGTGCTCGACATCAAGACGTTCGGCTACGAGCCGCGCGACTACCTGCTCGCGCACGATTTCATTCCGGATGACGTACGACCGGCGTACGAGACGGCGGTCACGCTCGCGCTCGAAGGGGTCGAGGCCGCGTTCGAACGCGCGGGCGAGATCCGCCTGCTGCGCACGCACGGCGACTGTCATCCGAGCAACGTGCTATGGACCGATGCCGGTCCGCATTTCGTCGACTTCGACGACAGCCGGATGGCGCCCGCGATCCAGGATCTGTGGCTGTTGTTGCCGGGCGATCGCGAAGGCGCGTCGCGCGCGCTGGCGGACCTGCTGGCCGGCTACGAGGATTTCTGCGAATTCGAGCCGCGCGAACTGCATCTCGTCGAAGCGCTGCGCACGCTGCGGCTGATCCACTACGCGGCGTGGCTCGCGCGGCGCTGGGACGATCCCGCGTTCCCGGCTGCGTTTCCGTGGTTCAACACGCATCGTTACTGGGAGGAGCGCGTGCTCGAACTGCGCGAGCAGATCGGCGCGATGCAGGAAGGGCCGCTCTGGCCCGTGTGA
- a CDS encoding DMT family transporter — MVSFKRALAAHGATSLFVLLWSSGAIFAELGLRHASAFVFLTARFALASLVLLALAFVRKRWLPPRGERRMAALTGLLMMGGYSIFYLLALERGIAPGVLATILGVQPILTLAIVERRWQPVRAAGLALSLAGLALVVCRGVGDAGLPVAGIACALTALVALTVGSLLQKRVRAAPADVLPLQNAIGLALCVAIAPFRPVSLDMSWAFVVPLLWLGIVISVIAQLLFYRLMQRGDLVNVTSLFYLVPVVTTLMDAVWLGNRPEPLALAGMGAIIAGLALVFRAPAAGTQPNRA, encoded by the coding sequence ATGGTTTCGTTCAAACGCGCGCTTGCCGCGCATGGAGCGACGTCGCTCTTCGTGCTGCTGTGGAGCAGCGGCGCGATCTTCGCTGAACTCGGTCTGCGTCACGCATCCGCGTTCGTCTTTCTCACCGCGCGTTTCGCGCTCGCGTCGCTCGTGCTGCTCGCGCTGGCCTTCGTGCGCAAACGCTGGCTGCCGCCGCGCGGCGAGCGGCGCATGGCCGCGCTGACCGGCCTGCTGATGATGGGCGGTTATTCGATCTTCTACCTGCTCGCGCTCGAGCGCGGGATCGCGCCGGGCGTGCTCGCGACGATCCTCGGCGTGCAGCCGATCCTCACGCTCGCGATCGTCGAGCGGCGCTGGCAGCCGGTGCGCGCCGCGGGGCTCGCGCTGTCGCTGGCCGGCCTCGCGCTCGTCGTATGCCGCGGCGTGGGCGATGCCGGCCTGCCGGTCGCGGGCATCGCGTGCGCGCTCACGGCACTCGTCGCGCTGACCGTCGGCTCGCTGCTGCAAAAGCGCGTACGCGCGGCGCCCGCCGACGTGCTGCCCCTGCAGAATGCGATCGGCCTCGCGCTGTGCGTGGCGATCGCGCCGTTCCGGCCGGTGTCGCTCGATATGAGCTGGGCGTTCGTCGTGCCGCTCCTGTGGCTCGGCATCGTGATCTCGGTGATCGCGCAATTGCTGTTCTATCGGTTGATGCAGCGCGGCGATCTCGTCAACGTAACGAGCCTGTTCTACCTCGTGCCCGTCGTCACGACGCTGATGGATGCCGTGTGGCTCGGCAACCGGCCCGAGCCGCTCGCGCTCGCCGGCATGGGCGCGATCATCGCGGGGCTGGCGCTCGTGTTCCGTGCGCCGGCCGCCGGCACGCAACCGAACCGCGCGTAA
- the mgrA gene encoding L-glyceraldehyde 3-phosphate reductase produces MAYEAASERYADMQYRTCGKSGLKLPALSLGLWHNFGDSTPISTQREILRTAFDLGINHFDLANNYGPPYGSAETNFGRLLKEDFRPYRDELLISTKAGWDMWPGPYGSGGGSRKYVLASLDQSLQRMGLDYVDIFYSHRFDAHTPLEETAGALASAVQQGKALYIGISSYSAAKTREMAGLLAQYKVPLLIHQPSYNMLNRWIESDLLGTLDDVGAGSIAFTPLAQGLLTSKYLNGVPADARVNKPGGGSLKQDHLSADNLEHVRKLNAIAERRGQSLAQMALAWVLRSGRVTSALIGASRAEQVRENVGALKNLEFSAEELAEIDRYATEGGINLWEKPSTDQAI; encoded by the coding sequence ATGGCCTACGAAGCAGCTTCCGAACGTTATGCGGACATGCAATACCGCACCTGCGGCAAATCCGGGCTCAAACTGCCCGCCCTGTCGCTCGGCCTGTGGCACAACTTCGGCGACTCGACGCCGATCTCGACGCAGCGCGAGATCCTGCGCACCGCGTTCGACCTCGGCATCAACCACTTCGATCTCGCGAACAACTACGGGCCGCCGTACGGCAGCGCGGAAACCAACTTCGGCCGGCTGCTGAAGGAGGATTTCCGGCCGTATCGCGACGAGTTGCTGATCTCGACGAAGGCCGGCTGGGACATGTGGCCGGGGCCGTACGGCAGCGGCGGCGGGTCGCGCAAGTACGTGCTCGCGAGCCTCGACCAGAGCCTGCAGCGGATGGGGCTCGACTACGTCGACATCTTCTATTCGCACCGCTTCGACGCGCATACGCCGCTCGAGGAAACGGCGGGCGCGCTCGCGTCGGCCGTGCAGCAGGGCAAGGCGCTCTACATCGGCATTTCGTCGTATTCGGCGGCGAAGACGCGCGAGATGGCCGGGTTGCTCGCGCAGTACAAGGTGCCGCTACTGATCCACCAGCCTTCGTACAACATGCTGAACCGCTGGATCGAGAGCGACCTGCTCGGCACGCTCGACGACGTCGGCGCGGGCAGCATCGCGTTCACGCCGCTCGCGCAGGGGCTGCTCACGTCGAAGTACCTGAACGGCGTGCCGGCCGACGCGCGCGTGAACAAGCCGGGCGGCGGCTCGCTGAAGCAGGATCACCTGAGCGCGGACAACCTCGAGCATGTGCGCAAGCTCAACGCGATCGCCGAACGGCGCGGGCAGAGCCTCGCGCAGATGGCGCTTGCGTGGGTGCTGCGCAGTGGCCGCGTGACGTCCGCGCTGATCGGCGCGAGCCGTGCGGAGCAGGTGCGTGAGAACGTCGGCGCGCTGAAGAACCTCGAATTCTCGGCGGAAGAACTCGCGGAGATCGATCGTTACGCGACGGAAGGCGGCATCAATCTGTGGGAAAAGCCGTCCACCGATCAGGCCATCTGA
- a CDS encoding DUF3185 family protein: MSRVISVALLVGGVVLLYFGGQSFHSINDNVSRFFTGSPATKTILLIVGGAVASFVGLIGLAMPGGKR; this comes from the coding sequence ATGTCCCGGGTCATCTCGGTTGCGCTGCTGGTCGGCGGCGTCGTGCTGCTGTATTTCGGCGGACAGTCGTTCCATTCGATCAACGACAACGTGTCGCGCTTCTTCACCGGCTCGCCCGCCACGAAGACGATCCTGCTGATCGTCGGCGGCGCCGTCGCGTCGTTCGTCGGCCTGATCGGCCTCGCGATGCCGGGCGGCAAGCGCTGA
- a CDS encoding phytanoyl-CoA dioxygenase family protein encodes MSSPLQSESIRAQVAELRERGFVVARGLVGEQQCAALKRIAERQLQEAAEPIEFEADLRYPGAPESKHAPGGHTVRRLLDAYSRDPAFAERAIAPEIGAWMREYFGEEPVLSRTHHNCMMTKHPAYGSLTGWHRDFRYWAFERSDMVSVWLALGPETNENGALWLVPGSHTAEFGPEAFDDAKFFRSDLPENRKMIDAATCPSLQAGDVVFFHSNTLHSAGQNRSDQVKFSLVYTYHGASNRPVPGTRSAAKPEVQF; translated from the coding sequence ATGTCGTCTCCATTGCAGTCGGAATCGATCCGCGCGCAAGTCGCGGAATTGCGCGAGCGCGGCTTCGTCGTCGCGCGTGGCCTTGTCGGCGAGCAACAGTGCGCGGCGCTCAAACGGATAGCGGAGCGCCAGTTGCAGGAGGCCGCCGAGCCGATCGAGTTCGAGGCGGACCTGCGCTACCCGGGCGCACCCGAGTCGAAGCATGCGCCGGGCGGGCACACGGTGCGGCGGCTGCTCGATGCGTACTCGCGCGATCCGGCGTTCGCCGAGCGTGCGATCGCACCCGAAATCGGCGCGTGGATGCGCGAGTATTTCGGCGAAGAGCCCGTGCTGTCGCGCACGCATCACAACTGCATGATGACCAAGCACCCCGCGTACGGCAGCCTGACGGGCTGGCATCGCGACTTCCGTTACTGGGCGTTCGAGCGTTCGGACATGGTGTCGGTTTGGCTCGCGCTGGGGCCGGAAACGAACGAGAACGGCGCGCTGTGGCTCGTGCCGGGTTCGCATACGGCCGAGTTCGGGCCTGAAGCGTTCGACGATGCGAAGTTCTTCCGCAGCGACCTGCCGGAGAACCGGAAGATGATCGACGCGGCAACGTGCCCGTCGCTGCAGGCGGGTGACGTCGTGTTCTTCCACAGCAACACGCTGCATTCGGCCGGGCAGAACCGTTCCGACCAGGTGAAGTTCTCGCTCGTGTATACGTACCACGGCGCGAGCAACCGGCCGGTGCCCGGCACGCGCTCGGCGGCGAAGCCGGAAGTGCAGTTCTAG